From the genome of Thunnus thynnus chromosome 1, fThuThy2.1, whole genome shotgun sequence, one region includes:
- the LOC137185438 gene encoding isocitrate dehydrogenase [NADP], mitochondrial isoform X1 has translation MAGYLKALTTGSRSVSAVLSPAAGCHHHRLQQRNYATKRIKVAQPVVEMDGDEMTRIIWEFIKEKLILSNVDVELKYFDLGLPYRDQTDDQVTIDSALATLKYNVAVKCATITPDEARVEEFKLKKMWKSPNGTIRNILGGTVFREPILCKNIPRLVPGWTQPITIGRHAFGDQYRATDFVVDQPGKFKIVFSPNDGSKQKEWEVFDFPAGGCAMGMYNTDESISGFAHSCFQYAIQKRWPLYMSTKNTILKAYDGRFKDIFQEIFEKTYKPEFDKLKIWYEHRLIDDMVAQVLKSSGGFVWACKNYDGDVQSDILAQGFGSLGLMTSVLVCPDGKTIEAEAAHGTVTRHYREHQRGRPTSTNPIASIFAWTRGLEHRGTLDGNPDLMKFSQTLEKVCVETVENGVMTKDLAGCIHGLANCKLNEHYVNTSDFLDAIKTNLDKALGK, from the exons ATGGCGGGTTACCTGAAGGCTCTGACCACGGGGTCGAGAAGTGTATCTGCTGTACTGTCACCGGCCGCCGGCTGCCATCATCACAGACTGCAACAGAGGAACT aTGCCACAAAGCGAATCAAGGTGGCCCAGCCGGTGGTGGAGATGGACGGAGATGAGATGACTCGCATCATATGGGAGTTCATCAAAGAGAAG CTCATCCTTTCCAATGTGGATGTTGAGCTGAAGTACTTTGACCTCGGTCTGCCGTACCGCGACCAGACGGATGACCAGGTCACCATTGACTCTGCACTTGCGACTCTGAAGTACAACGTGGCTGTCAAGTGTGCCACCATCACCCCTGATGAGGCCAGAGTTGAGG agTTTAAGCTAAAGAAGATGTGGAAGAGTCCAAATGGAACCATCAGGAACATCTTGGGCGGCACAGTTTTCCGTGAGCCAATCCTTTGTAAAAACATTCCCCGTCTTGTTCCTGGTTGGACACAACCAATAACAATCGGCAGACATGCTTTTGGCGATCAg TACAGGGCCACAGACTTTGTTGTTGACCAGCCTGGCAAGTTCAAGATTGTGTTTTCTCCAAACGATGGAAGCAAGCAGAAGGAGTGGGAGGTGTTTGACTTTCCTGCTGGGGGCTGTGCGATGGGAATGTACAACACTGATGAG TCCATCAGTGGGTTTGCTCACAGCTGCTTCCAGTATGCCATTCAGAAGAGGTGGCCTCTATACATGAGCACTAAGAACACCATCCTCAAGGCCTACGACGGGCGCTTCAAAGACATCTTCCAGGAAATCTTTGAAAA GACGTACAAACCAGAGTTTGACAAGCTGAAGATCTGGTACGAGCACCGTCTCATTGACGACATGGTGGCCCAGGTCCTGAAGTCTTCAGGAGGATTTGTTTGGGCCTGCAAGAATTATGATGGAGATGTGCAGTCAGACATTCTGGCTCAGG GTTTTGGCTCTCTGGGTCTCATGACGTCAGTACTGGTGTGTCCTGATGGTAAGACTATTGAGGCTGAGGCTGCCCATGGCACCGTCACCAGGCACTACCGTGAACACCAGAGG GGAAGACCAACCAGTACAAACCCAATTGCCAGCATCTTTGCTTGGACCAGAGGGCTGGAGCACAGAGGCACACTCGATGGAAATCCTGATCTGATGAA GTTCTCCCAGACGTTAGAAAAAGTCTGTGTGGAAACTGTGGAAAATGGTGTGATGACCAAAGACCTCGCAGGCTGCATCCACGGTTTGGCCAA CTGCAAGCTGAATGAACATTATGTCAACACATCAGACTTCCTAGATGCCATCAAGACCAACCTGGACAAAGCTCTGGGCAAATGA
- the ddias gene encoding DNA damage-induced apoptosis suppressor protein: MSVRRALVDCAVLSLQDTCVFYPCCKGCFSRIDVQQQQDTTRCRCSRCGYSCLREQVDYRYRLSLRVTRDKSIFGVTVFGNSLNPFFGIHASGLQRLVENLEGPTEPSTRSTLLVKAVTDCFIGRHFIFGIKVAETESGPWLGGRAPNGSNSTDMVQFIASQMILPKATGLGGCSVVSYYRILLQKAEYEQESTDHSKTYRPPATVLLMAPHHSSASSFNNTTLSASGLLSQSLQRSQHQDCTLTPTPPWDQSLGLVTSSAEQEEGCSTQDSGDENSKQTDNKTPRHAQRGCLENHSVKEEKVPSSLLSLNSSSYNSPSFAKYPYSSIEKAVGNTPILNTWFSPSPVSHKKDLSLSSKAKGCTTRTLTKTFLSSSVAWEDLPFSESLSEFLCEKEFDRVSETDLHLNVKYQRETARNNIRIRSQDKNLSSESISVCQSNTHMTDIHSQKVLDITNTTAQNIGGDRHDLSDETYQDRASNICSDECKQEDEKAVSLLFENKEEEQLEGDVYNCSADLFSSSPIDMNTKMLNMHAETVRTTSEACPLVNRSLRGERWAKGPPLTPDRREPKSNKCISRDSCDSLIPQDSQDQSLDFIPSSQSTPVVKVADASGSPASSYSTLTLSEFSSRSNWQDSCAFYRNLPELVSKKPAKTTSFPRKLNSVSADQLPQCGRESTKENLVWGTTPIRRSHRFTQKRRFWKPDKHKHHLLASQHLTIQRGVLTLASRGKTNHKCDSSLCDVTLCDYEDNEVIVPPTPAAKTQPCVKPRGRQTDNSSSCTWEEQQADGVNCKRIVLDQTLMSSSRGLTQTGYRVFSQPCDSEAAGCDKITTVEGNLDGSNGYLLDNESEICDWSRDLFSDSLTS, from the exons ATGTCTGTTAGACGGGCTCTGGTGGAttgtgctgtgctgtctctgcaAGATACCTGTGTGTTTTATCCGTGTTGTAAAGGCTGCTTCTCAAGGATTGatgttcagcagcagcaggacacgacgag ATGCAGATGCTCCAGGTGTGGTTACAGCTGTCTGAGGGAACAGGTTGATTACAGATACCGTCTGTCACTGAGGGTAACCCGGGACAAGAGTATATTTGGAGTAACAGTATTTGGCAATAGCTTGAACCCATTCTTTGGCATTCATGCAAGTGGTTTACAGAG GTTGGTGGAGAATTTGGAAGGACCAACTGAACCATCAACCAGATCCACTTTGTTAGTGAAGGCTGTCACGGACTGTTTCATTGGCAGACATTTTATCTTTGGAATAAAG GtagcagaaacagaaagtgGGCCTTGGTTAGGAGGGCGTGCTCCGAATGGCTCCAACAGTACAGACATGGTCCAGTTCATTGCCAGTCAGATGATTCTCCCAAAAGCTACAGGCCTGGGAGGCTGCTCAGTGGTTAGTTATTATCGGATCCTTCTTCAGAAAGCAGAATATGAGCAAGAATCCACTGATCACAGCAAAACCTACAGACCCCCAGCAACAGTCCTGCTGATGGCTCCTCATCATTCTTCAGCCAGCAGCTTCAATAATACCACACTTTCTGCCTCAGGTCTTCTTTCCCAGTCACTGCAAAG ATCTCAGCATCAAGACTGCACCCTTACTCCCACCCCACCATGGGATCAATCACTAGGACTAGTTACTTCATCGGCAGAGCAGGAGGAAGGCTGCAGTACCCAGGACAGCGGAGATGagaacagcaaacagacagacaacaaaacaCCACGTCATGCACAGAGAGGCTGTCTGGAGAATCATAGTGTCAAAGAGGAGAAAGTGCCGTCATCCCTTCTTTCCTTAAACAGCAGTTCTTACAACAGTCCATCATTTGCCAAATACCCATACTCATCCATTGAAAAAGCTGTCGGAAACACCCCCATCCTGAACACTTGGTTCAGTCCCTCCCCAGTTAGCCATAAAAAGGATCTATCACTCAGCTCCAAGGCAAAGGGATGCACTACTAGAACACTcaccaaaacatttttgtcaaGCTCCGTGGCTTGGGAGGATTTACCTTTTTCTGAGAGTCTCTCAGAGTTTTTGTGTGAGAAAGAATTTGACAGAGTTAGTGAAACAGATTTGCATCTAAATGTGAAATATCAAAGAGAAACAGCAAGAAACAACATTAGAATCAGATCGCAAGACAAGAACTTATCAAGTGAATCCATTTCTGTTTGTCAGAGTAACACACATATGACAGACATTCACTCACAAAAAGTACTGGACATCACTAATACAACTGCACAGAATATTGGAGGTGACAGACATGATTTATCTGACGAGACATATCAGGACCGAGCCAGCAACATTTGTTCTGATGAGTGTAAGCAGGAGGACGAGAAAgcagtttctcttctttttgaaaacaaagaAGAGGAGCAGCTTGAAGGGGATGTCTACAATTGTTCAGCAGACCTATTCAGTAGCTCACCAATAGATATGAACACAAAGATGCTTAACATGCATGCAGAAACTGTCAGGACGACCTCAGAAGCTTGCCCACTTGTTAACAGGTCCCTGAGAGGTGAAAGGTGGGCTAAAGGCCCACCTTTAACACCAGACAGACGGGAACCAAAGAGCAATAAATGCATCAGCAGAGATAGTTGTGACAGTTTAATTCCACAAGACAGTCAAGATCAGTCTCTTGACTTCATCCCTTCCTCTCAGTCCACCCCCGTTGTAAAAGTAGCTGATGCTTCAGGATCACCTGCCTCCTCATACAGCACCTTGACATTGAGTGAATTCAGTTCACGATCTAACTGGCAAGATTCTTGTGCTTTTTACAGAAATCTGCCTGAACTGGTCAGTAAAAAGCCAGCCAAAACCACATCTTTTCCTCGTAAATTAAACAGCGTCAGTGCTGACCAGCTGCCCCAGTGTGGCAGAGAGTCTACAAAAGAAAACTTGGTGTGGGGTACGACACCCATCAGACGCAGCCACAGATTCACCCAAAAAAGGAGGTTCTGGAAACCTGACAAGCATAAACACCATCTGCTGGCCTCACAGCACCTGACGATCCAGAGAGGGGTTCTAACCTTGGCGTCAAGAGGAAAgacaaaccacaaatgtgacTCAAGTCTTTGTGATGTGACTCTGTGTGATTATGAGGACAATGAAGTAATTGTTCCTCCTACTCCTGCTGCTAAAACACAACCGTGCGTGAAACCCAGAGGAAGGCAGACTGATAATAGCAGCAGTTGCACGTGGGAGGAGCAGCAGGCAGATGGAGTTAATTGTAAAAGAATTGTGTTGGATCAAACTCTCATGTCATCATCAAGAGGTCTGACACAAACAGGATATCGTGTCTTTAGTCAGCCATGTGACAGTGAGGCAGCAGGGTGTGATAAAATCACAACAGTTGAGGGGAATTTGGATGGATCTAATGGTTACCTGCTTGATAATGAGAGCGAGATATGTGATTGGTCTAGAGATCTGTTCTCTGACTCTCTCACATCATGA
- the LOC137185464 gene encoding transmembrane emp24 domain-containing protein 3-like, producing MLYLGLSCLLLHVFVVFGTELTFELPDNDKQCFYEELEKDVKFDIDFQVISGGNYDVDCFVTDPQNNVLYNEKKKQYDSFSHTTAMKGVYKVCFSNEFSTFTHKIVYLEFRHGDEEPLLPSMTGTTALTQLESTCVSIHEILKVVAESQTWYRLREAQDRTKAEHLLERVTYWSVGETVLLFVIGIGQVMLLRSFFSDKKGSVAAMT from the exons ATGCTGTACCTGGGACTGAGCTGTTTGCTGCTCcatgtgtttgtggtgtttggGACTGAGCTCACATTTGAGCTCCCCGACAATGACAAACAGTGTTTCTACGAGGAACTAGAGAAAGACGTGAAGTTCGACATTGACTTCCAA gtGATTTCAGGAGGGAACTATGATGTGGACTGTTTTGTCACAGATCCGcaaaacaatgtgttgtataacgagaagaagaagcagtACGACAGCTTCTCTCACACCACAGCTATGAAGGGAGTCTACAAGGTCTGCTTTAGCAATGAATTCTCCACGTTTACACACAAAATTGTGTATCTGGAGTTCCGCCATGGTGACGAGGAACCTCTCCTCCCGAGCATGACTGGAACCACGGCACTGACTCAG CTGGAGTCCACTTGCGTCTCCATTCATGAGATCCTGAAGGTGGTGGCTGAATCCCAGACGTGGTACAGACTACGAGAGGCACAAGACCGAACAAAGGCAGAGCACCTCTTAGAGCGGGTTACCTACTGGTCAGTTGGAGAAACCGTTCTGCTGTTTGTCATCGGCATCGGTCAAGTCATGTTGCTTAGGAGCTTCTTCAGTGACAAGAAAGGCTCTGTAGCAGCGATGACTTAA
- the si:zfos-1056e6.1 gene encoding uncharacterized protein si:zfos-1056e6.1 isoform X1 gives MSNVSLDKLPRLSKTWIALRRLDENDDRVVALREVSLPPAAEIPMIIQIITTTFGLNSSDVIFKIRNHRGCLIPLNSSIPANSKHMPYVLEVAKTFQHVRPKPRTIPMTVINKTMKTRLQTIDRRIQRLEDLLPQIKLRHNEKLNQEIECLNQKLRFLHKRMQVAESHSWKGVLTRAPLW, from the exons ATGTCTAACGTCAGTTTAGACAAATTACCACGTTTATCAAAGACCTGGATCGCTCTGAGACGGCTTGACGAAAACG ATGACAGAGTGGTGGCTCTTCGAGAAGTGTCCCTTCCTCCTGCAGCTGAGATCCCCATGATCATACAG ATCATCACCACTACCTTCGGCCTGAACTCTTCAGATGTTATATTCAAG ATAAGAAACCACCGTGGCTGTCTGATTCCTCTGAACAGCTCGATCCCAGCTAACAGCAAACACAT GCCTTATGTGCTTGAGGTAGCCAAGACCTTTCAGCATG TGCGTCCCAAACCCAGGACCATTCCCATGACTGTGATCAACAAGACCATGAAGACCAGGCTACAAACTATTGACAGGAGG ATTCAGAGACTGGAAGACCTTCTGCCTCAGATTAAACTCAGGCACAATGAAAAACTAAACCAG GAGATTGAATGTCTTAACCAGAAGTTGAGGTTTCTTCATAAGAGAATGCAG GTGGCAGAGTCTCACAGCTGGAAGGGTGTGCTGACCAGAGCACCTCTGTGGTAA
- the LOC137185438 gene encoding isocitrate dehydrogenase [NADP], mitochondrial isoform X2 — MDGDEMTRIIWEFIKEKLILSNVDVELKYFDLGLPYRDQTDDQVTIDSALATLKYNVAVKCATITPDEARVEEFKLKKMWKSPNGTIRNILGGTVFREPILCKNIPRLVPGWTQPITIGRHAFGDQYRATDFVVDQPGKFKIVFSPNDGSKQKEWEVFDFPAGGCAMGMYNTDESISGFAHSCFQYAIQKRWPLYMSTKNTILKAYDGRFKDIFQEIFEKTYKPEFDKLKIWYEHRLIDDMVAQVLKSSGGFVWACKNYDGDVQSDILAQGFGSLGLMTSVLVCPDGKTIEAEAAHGTVTRHYREHQRGRPTSTNPIASIFAWTRGLEHRGTLDGNPDLMKFSQTLEKVCVETVENGVMTKDLAGCIHGLANCKLNEHYVNTSDFLDAIKTNLDKALGK; from the exons ATGGACGGAGATGAGATGACTCGCATCATATGGGAGTTCATCAAAGAGAAG CTCATCCTTTCCAATGTGGATGTTGAGCTGAAGTACTTTGACCTCGGTCTGCCGTACCGCGACCAGACGGATGACCAGGTCACCATTGACTCTGCACTTGCGACTCTGAAGTACAACGTGGCTGTCAAGTGTGCCACCATCACCCCTGATGAGGCCAGAGTTGAGG agTTTAAGCTAAAGAAGATGTGGAAGAGTCCAAATGGAACCATCAGGAACATCTTGGGCGGCACAGTTTTCCGTGAGCCAATCCTTTGTAAAAACATTCCCCGTCTTGTTCCTGGTTGGACACAACCAATAACAATCGGCAGACATGCTTTTGGCGATCAg TACAGGGCCACAGACTTTGTTGTTGACCAGCCTGGCAAGTTCAAGATTGTGTTTTCTCCAAACGATGGAAGCAAGCAGAAGGAGTGGGAGGTGTTTGACTTTCCTGCTGGGGGCTGTGCGATGGGAATGTACAACACTGATGAG TCCATCAGTGGGTTTGCTCACAGCTGCTTCCAGTATGCCATTCAGAAGAGGTGGCCTCTATACATGAGCACTAAGAACACCATCCTCAAGGCCTACGACGGGCGCTTCAAAGACATCTTCCAGGAAATCTTTGAAAA GACGTACAAACCAGAGTTTGACAAGCTGAAGATCTGGTACGAGCACCGTCTCATTGACGACATGGTGGCCCAGGTCCTGAAGTCTTCAGGAGGATTTGTTTGGGCCTGCAAGAATTATGATGGAGATGTGCAGTCAGACATTCTGGCTCAGG GTTTTGGCTCTCTGGGTCTCATGACGTCAGTACTGGTGTGTCCTGATGGTAAGACTATTGAGGCTGAGGCTGCCCATGGCACCGTCACCAGGCACTACCGTGAACACCAGAGG GGAAGACCAACCAGTACAAACCCAATTGCCAGCATCTTTGCTTGGACCAGAGGGCTGGAGCACAGAGGCACACTCGATGGAAATCCTGATCTGATGAA GTTCTCCCAGACGTTAGAAAAAGTCTGTGTGGAAACTGTGGAAAATGGTGTGATGACCAAAGACCTCGCAGGCTGCATCCACGGTTTGGCCAA CTGCAAGCTGAATGAACATTATGTCAACACATCAGACTTCCTAGATGCCATCAAGACCAACCTGGACAAAGCTCTGGGCAAATGA
- the si:zfos-1056e6.1 gene encoding uncharacterized protein si:zfos-1056e6.1 isoform X2, with protein MIIQIITTTFGLNSSDVIFKIRNHRGCLIPLNSSIPANSKHMPYVLEVAKTFQHVRPKPRTIPMTVINKTMKTRLQTIDRRIQRLEDLLPQIKLRHNEKLNQEIECLNQKLRFLHKRMQVAESHSWKGVLTRAPLW; from the exons ATGATCATACAG ATCATCACCACTACCTTCGGCCTGAACTCTTCAGATGTTATATTCAAG ATAAGAAACCACCGTGGCTGTCTGATTCCTCTGAACAGCTCGATCCCAGCTAACAGCAAACACAT GCCTTATGTGCTTGAGGTAGCCAAGACCTTTCAGCATG TGCGTCCCAAACCCAGGACCATTCCCATGACTGTGATCAACAAGACCATGAAGACCAGGCTACAAACTATTGACAGGAGG ATTCAGAGACTGGAAGACCTTCTGCCTCAGATTAAACTCAGGCACAATGAAAAACTAAACCAG GAGATTGAATGTCTTAACCAGAAGTTGAGGTTTCTTCATAAGAGAATGCAG GTGGCAGAGTCTCACAGCTGGAAGGGTGTGCTGACCAGAGCACCTCTGTGGTAA